In Pyrus communis chromosome 1, drPyrComm1.1, whole genome shotgun sequence, the following are encoded in one genomic region:
- the LOC137738264 gene encoding uncharacterized protein produces the protein MAAEEDVDLSTLKSQLGQTHEPWKQEIEQRHSQVDVLQTKLMEVKLCIEGSKEDSKKELEILWRRVKTTATVLTYLKSKSRVMAVPHLAHTSCGIKQLEGVGLVDKNGTPLSGWSRNVDLTSFDSPDEETWVGISNQHGPLDEQDAAYIGELLKSVQMVTDVMEALVKRVLLAESETAIEKEKVTFGQEEIKKKSVQIENMSVKLEEMEHFALGTNGILNEMRQRVEDLVEETTRQRLRAAENEQELCRVKRDFESLKSYVSSLITVRETLLSSEKQFQTIERLFERLVAKTTQLEGEKVQKETEVQKLMEENVKLSALLDKKEAQLLAMNEQCKVMALSASNI, from the exons ATGGCAGCAGAGGAAGATGTTGACTTGTCAACCTTGAAGTCTCAGCTGGGTCAAACACATGAACCATGGAAGCAGGAGATAGAACAGCGCCATTCCCAAGTAGATGTATTACAAACAAAGCTTATGGAGGTAAAGCTTTGTATAGAGGGGTCAAAGGAAGATTCCAAAAAGGAACTGGAGATTCTTTGGCGGAGAGTTAAAACTACTGCAACGGTGTTAACATACTTGAAATCAAAATCAAGAGTAATGGCTGTTCCTCATTTAGCACATACATCATGTGGCATCAAACAATTAGAAGGGGTGGGCCTTGTTGATAAAAATGGTACACCATTGTCTGGTTGGTCTAGGAATGTTGATCTTACTTCCTTTGATAGTCCAGATGAAGAGACTTGGGTTGGGATTAGCAACCAGCATGGTCCTCTGGATGAACAAGATGCGGCTTATATTGGTGAACTACTTAAATCTGTTCAGATGGTTACGGATGTAATGGAAGCTCTTGTGAAGAGAGTTTTACTGGCAGAATCTGAAACTGCAATTGAGAAGGAGAAGGTGACTTTTGGTcaggaagaaattaaaaaaaagtcgGTTCAAATTGAGAACATGTCTGTGAAGCTAGAGGAGATGGAACACTTTGCACTAGGTACAAATGGTATTTTAAATGAAATGCGGCAGAGAGTTGAGGATTTGGTTGAAGAAACAACTAGGCAGAGGCTACGAGCTGCAGAAAATGAACAGGAGCTTTGCCGTGTCAAGCGGGACTTTGAGTCTCTGAAATCATATGTCAGCAGTCTTATAACTGTACGAGAAACTCTGCTTTCATCAGAGAAACAGTTTCAAACTATAGAGAGACTGTTTGAGCG GCTCGTTGCGAAAACAACACAGTTAGAGGGTGAGAAAGTCCAGAAAGAGACGGAAGTCCAGAAACTTATGGAAGAAAATGTGAAGCTGAGCGCTCTTCTTGACAAGAAAGAGGCCCAACTTCTGGCCATGAATGAACAATGCAAGGTGATGGCTTTGAGTGCCTCGAACATCTAA
- the LOC137709620 gene encoding transcription initiation factor TFIID subunit 14b-like, protein MSVRKAGESEPPQPEEGGSSAQLSQPVRTSRPAEDGDKKSTNKRLKDVDICVPIVYGTVAFYLGRKASESQSHKWTVYVRGATNEDLGVVVKRVIFQLHPSFNNPMRVIDSPPFELTECGWGEFEIAISLFFHNDVCERQLDLYHHLKLYTEDESGPQSTKKPVVVESYNEIVFPDPLEACFARLQNHPAVIVPRLPAGFNLPNPVSIDQKNDKERGDTKDHPLSQWFLNFSEADELLKLAAARQEVQAHIVNVRRKLSMLDGPPQLSKPPSGYEYA, encoded by the exons ATGTCAGTGAGAAAAGCAGGTGAATCTGAACCGCCTCAGCCGGAGGAGGGTGGCAGCTCTGCCCAACTGTCGCAGCCAGTCCGAACTTCAAGGCCTGCGGAAGATGGCGACAAGAAG AGCACAAACAAGAGACTTAAGGATGTTGATATCTGTGTGCCGATAGTATACGGGACAGTTGCATTCTACCTCGGTAGGAAGGCCAGTGA GTCTCAGTCCCATAAGTGGACTGTTTATGTTCGTGGGGCAACAAATGAGGACCTTGGTGTGGTGGTAAAGCGAGTTATATTTCAATTGCATCCTAGTTTCAATAACCCTATGAGAGTGATTGATTCTCCCCCATTTGAGTTAACGGAATGTGGTTGGGGTGAATTTGAAATTGCCATCAGTCTGTTCTTCCACAATGATGTCTGTGAGAGACAGTTAGACTT GTATCACCATTTGAAGTTATATACTGAAGATGAATCTGGGCCCCAGTCAACCAAGAAACCTGTTGTTGTGGAGTCTTACAATGAAATAGTTTTCCCTGATCCTTTAGAGGCTTGTTTTGCTCGTCTGCAGAACCATCCAGCTGTAATAGTACCCCGTTTACCTGCTGGTTTTAACTTGCCTAATCCTG TATCAATTGATCAGAAGAATGACAAGGAACGGGGGGACACAAAAGATCATCCCCTTAGTCAGTGGTTCTTGAATTTTTCTGAGGCAGATGAGCTCTTAAAACTTGCAGCGGCTCGTCAAGAG GTCCAAGCCCACATTGTCAATGtgagaagaaaactgagtatgtTGGATGGGCCGCCCCAACTGTCAAAACCACCGTCAGGATACgaatatgcatga
- the LOC137714364 gene encoding protein SMALL AUXIN UP-REGULATED RNA 12-like, with the protein MAISKKSNKLPQTAALKQILKRYSSFGKKNVYNNEGGLPDDVPKGHFAVYVGENRSRYIIPISWLGHPEFQTLLQRAEEEFGFNHDMGLTIPCEEVVFRSLIYQIY; encoded by the coding sequence atggctatcagcaaaaaatcaaaCAAGCTACCTCAAACAGCAGCTTTGAAGCAAATTCTGAAGAGATACTCAAGCTTTGGGAAGAAAAATGTGTACAACAATGAAGGTGGTCTTCCGGACGATGTGCCAAAGGGGCATTTTGCAGTGTATGTCGGTGAAAACAGAAGCAGATATATTATCCCAATTTCATGGCTGGGGCATCCAGAGTTCCAAACTCTTCTCCAAAGAGCTGAGGAGGAGTTTGGATTTAACCACGACATGGGTTTAACTATTCCTTGCGAAGAAGTCGTTTTTCGCTCTCTAATCTACCAAATATATTGA
- the LOC137714713 gene encoding zinc finger CCCH domain-containing protein 6-like, whose translation MRMNLKRSRKSNSVSWASGPDLRQVKLFSSEDCPVAVGVKYQNHLQAKVSYMSRSAPIEHDFPPGFERCVPLRQPKVERPLIRQIQWKCPSKFVVNEAWQVAAGEESEEVEAQKFRVTRVLEAVYPRLSAIPPNPSVSADVKAERCDDSLTPSAPLIPIEEIEEESQNLPSSDMELDSDAECKPPALPQGLPASPQQIADDKPSLGNLPSQNADVIAAAVALTAIVESAEKGSLIDTDLLVKILSDPKMIQKLINEPGSLAKLGDAPTNSFTAPMPKTTVPSVPSSLPKTGMLTTAGGNLFPMAGTVGLGTTMNAIPLQSGSVQMSGLNRPVPSPPVPVPQSNFGTLPRLPNQIQTQPTIGAMTYPNRAPSPAFLVREAPLPPAKNINNCKNLIMQHGTEKQEIPYPFVAQKQIGNKFNLSKDMKMAPNFKPVGKKPKKPKQCKYFKGSNGCRNGVNCKFQHNMPLQWGNGNLIGGRIAKRAKPNGVNTLRM comes from the exons ATGAGAATGAATTTGAAGCGGTCGAGGAAATCGAATTCGGTATCTTGGGCTTCTGGACCCGATCTTCGTCAG GTAAAGCTGTTCTCTTCTGAAGATTGTCCTGTGGCTGTTGGCGTGAAATATCAAAATCATCTTCAAGCAAAGGTGTCATATATGTCGCGTTCAGCTCCTATAGAACATGATTTCCCCCCCGGGTTTGAACGCTGTGTTCCATTGAGACAACCAAAAGTGGAACGGCCACTCATCCGTCAGATTCAATGGAAATGCCCTTCCAAG TTTGTCGTGAATGAAGCCTGGCAAGTGGCAGCAGGTGAGGAAAGTGAGGAAGTCGAGGCTCAAAAGTTTAGAGTGACGAGAGTGCTCGAAGCAGTTTATCCTCGTCTTTCTGCAATTCCCCCTAA CCCCTCTGTTTCTGCGGATGTAAAAGCTGAGCGTTGTGACGACAGCCTCACTCCATCTGCCCCCCTTATTCcaattgaagaaattgaagaagagtCCCAGAATTTACCATCATCTGATATGGAATTGGATTCCGATGCAGAATGTAAGCCACCAGCCTTGCCCCAAGGTCTGCCCGCGTCTCCTCAGCAAATTGCCGATGATAAACCATCGCTAGGAAACTTACCTAGCCAAAATGCGGATGTGATTGCTGCTGCAGTCGCATTGACTGCAATCGTCGAAAGCGCAGAGAAGGGAAGTTTGATTGATACTGATTTGCTCGTTAAAATTCTAAGTGACCCGAAAATGATCCAGAAATTGATTAACGAACCCGGATCACTGGCCAAACTAGGAGATGCACCAACCAACTCCTTTACTGCACCCATGCCAAAGACAACAGTTCCATCAGTTCCCTCATCTCTTCCAAAAACTGGTATGCTAACGACTGCAGGTGGAAACTTGTTCCCTATGGCAGGTACAGTGGGACTGGGAACTACTATGAATGCAATCCCTCTTCAATCAGGTAGTGTTCAAATGTCCGGGTTGAACCGACCTGTACCATCACCACCCGTGCCCGTCCCCCAATCCAACTTTGGCACGTTACCTAGGCTGCCAAATCAAATTCAAACACAACCCACCATCGGTGCAATGACTTATCCGAACAGAGCTCCATCACCGGCATTCCTCGTCAGGGAAGCCCCGCTCCCTCCGGCGAAGAATATCAACAACTGTAAGAACCTCATCATGCAACATGGAACGGAAAAGCAAGAAATCCCTTACCCCTTCGTTGCACAAAAACAAATTGgtaacaaatttaatctctcgaAAGACATGAAAATGGCACCAAACTTTAAACCAGTAGGAAAGAAACCAAAGAAGCCAAAACAGTGCAAGTACTTTAAGGGCTCCAACGGATGCCGTAACGGCGTTAATTGCAAATTCCAGCATAACATGCCGCTTCAATGGGGTAACGGTAACCTTATTGGGGGCCGTATTGCAAAGAGAGCGAAACCTAATGGGGTTAATACCTTAAGGATGTGA